From a single Ailuropoda melanoleuca isolate Jingjing chromosome 12, ASM200744v2, whole genome shotgun sequence genomic region:
- the CRISPLD2 gene encoding cysteine-rich secretory protein LCCL domain-containing 2 has protein sequence MSCVLNRVVPLGLVLLVCGAQGFFLPNVTDLEKLLSKYQQDNPHSRVRRAIPRSDKEEILMLHNKLRGQVYPTASNMEYMTWDEELEWSAAGWAHECLWEHGPTSLLVSIGQNLAVHWGRYRSPGFHVQSWYDEVKDYTYPYPHECNPWCPERCSGHMCTHYTQMVWATTNKIGCAVNICPRMKVWGDVWENAVYLVCNYSPKGNWIGEAPYKTGQPCSECPPSYGGGCKNNLCYREETYSPKPETDEMNEVEVVSVPDEKHIWVQPRVVRPTKPKKEPAVNYMTQVVQCDTKMKDKCKGSTCNRYQCPAGCLNDKARVFGTLFYESSSSICRAAIHYGILDDKGGLVDITRNGMVPFFVKSERNGVESLSKYKPSSSFVVSEVEVRNLDCFTTVAQLCPFKNTGTHCPRVHCPAHCRDEPSYWASVFGTNVYADSSSICKTAVHAGVIQNESGGYVDVMPVDKKKIYVGSLRNGVQSGSLKTPQDGKAFRIFAVRQ, from the exons ATGAGCTGTGTCCTGAACAGAGTCGTCCCCTTGGGGCTGGTGCTGCTGGTCTGTGGAGCCCAAGGCTTTTTCCTGCCCAACGTCACCGACTTGGAGAAGCTTCTCAGCAAATACCAGCAGGACAATCCCCACTCCCGGGTCCGGAGGGCCATCCCCAGGTCGGACAAGGAGGAGATCCTCATGCTTCACAACAAACTGAGGGGCCAGGTGTACCCCACGGCCTCCAACATGGAGTACATG ACCTGGGACGAGGAGCTGGAGTGGTCGGCGGCGGGGTGGGCTCACGAGTGCCTCTGGGAACACGGGCCCACCAGTCTGCTGGTGTCCATTGGGCAGAACCTGGCCGTCCACTGGGGCAG GTACCGCTCTCCTGGCTTCCACGTGCAATCCTGGTACGATGAGGTGAAGGACTACACCTACCCCTACCCCCATGAGTGCAACCCCTGGTGTCCAGAGAGGTGCTCCGGGCACATGTGCACCCACTACACACAG ATGGTCTGGGCCACCACCAACAAGATTGGCTGTGCTGTGAACATCTGCCCAAGGATGAAGGTTTGGGGAGATGTTTGGGAGAATGCAGTCTACCTCGTCTGCAATTACTCTCCAAA GGGGAACTGGATCGGAGAAGCCCCGTACAAAACCGGCCAGCCTTGCTCCGAGTGCCCACCCAGCTACGGAGGCGGCTGTAAGAACAACCTGTGTTACCGAG AAGAGACATACAGCCCCAAACCTGAAACAGACGAGATGAACGAGGTGGAGGTGGTTTCCGTTCCCGATGAGAAGCACATCTGGGTCCAGCCGAGGGTGGTCAGACCCACGAAGCCCAAGAAAGAGCCCGCAGTGAACTACATGA CCCAAGTTGTCCAATGTGACACCAAGATGAAGGACAAGTGCAAAGGGTCCACATGCAACAG GTACCAGTGCCCCGCAGGCTGCCTGAACGACAAGGCGAGGGTCTTCGGAACTCTCTTTTACGAAAGC TCTTCCAGCATATGCCGGGCCGCCATCCACTACGGAATCCTGGATGACAAAGGTGGCCTGGTGGACATCACCAGGAACGGGATGGTCCCCTTCTTCGTCAAGTCTGAGAGGAATGGCGTGGAGTCTTTGAG caAATACAAACCTTCCAGCTCATTCGTGGTGTCAGAAGTAGAAG TGCGCAACCTGGACTGTTTCACCACTGTTGCTCAGCTCTGCCCGTTCAAGAACACAGGGACCCACTGCCCCAG AGTTCATTGTCCAGCACACTGCAGAGACGAGCCATCCTACTGGGCTTCTGTGTTTGGAACTAACGTCTATGCAGAC AGTTCAAGCATCTGCAAGACGGCCGTGCACGCGGGAGTCATCCAGAACGAGAGCGGGGGTTACGTGGACGTGATGCCCGTGGATAAGAAGAAGATCTACGTGGGTTCGCTCAGGAATGGAGTCCAGTCTGGAAG